The Halorussus gelatinilyticus genome contains the following window.
AACTCGAACGTCGTTCCCGCGCCCGAGTAAGGGAGAGAAAGAGAGAGAAAGAGAGAGAGGGGGTTTCGTCTGTTCTTGGAGGGCGGGCCGGTCGCTCCGGTCGGACTGACGGACGGTGAGGAGATTTCGTCTGTTTTATTGCGAGGCCACCGAATGCTGGACTGTCGATGCCACTCGACGGCGTGTCGGTGACGGCGACCCGTCGATGCGATACGACGCCGACAGTTCGTCGGTGTGATGCGGCGAGGTCCACCCGGAGTGCGCCGGGGTCCGCCCGAAACGCAACGACGCCCCATCGGAACACACGGAGAGTACGTTTCGTCTGTTCTCGCGTTGAGATGTGGGGCGCTCGGTTCCGGAACGGCGATTCGAGGAGTAGTTTTAAGCCTTCGCATAGCGGAAAACCACATCTGACGGCTCTAACACCCATTATCAGACAAACTTCTCACGAAATCTACTCCCTCTCGCCAACTTAAAGAAATCAAAACATACGAAACTCGAGAACAACGGTTTTATATACTATCCGTTAGATCTCCGACCGAGAACAATGGGCGGGCTGTTCAGCGACGTGACGGACACCATCTTCCTCGACAAGGAAGTCCTCGAAGAGGAGTACCAACCGGACGAGATACTCGAACGCGAAGAGGAGGTCGAGGAGTACAAGTCCGCGTTCAAAGACGTCCTCTTCGGTCGCAATCCCTCGAACGTGATGCTCTACGGGAAGGCGGGCGTAGGGAAGACCGCAGTCACGCGCTACGTTCTGGACGAGTTGCAGACCGAGACCGACCAGCGCGAGGCGGCCGACGACCTCTACGTCCACCGGCACAACTGCAACGGCGACACGATGTTCAGCGCCGTCCGGACCCTCGTGAACGGACTGCTCCCCAAGGGGAGCGCGTCGTTCCCGAAAAAGGGTCTCTCGACGGCCGACGCGCTCGAAGAGTTCTACAGCCAACTCGACCGCCTCGGGGGGACACACCTCGTGGTCCTCGACGAAATCGACCACCTCCAAGACGCGAACGAACTGCTGTACGAACTCCCCCGCGCTCGCGCGAACGACCACATCGAAGCGGCGCGTATCGGCGTCATCGGCATCAGCAACAACTACACCTTCCGCCAGCGCCTCTCGGCGAAAGTACAGGACGCGCTCAAGGAGGAGGAAATCTCGTTCTCGACCTACGACGCCAACGAGTTGCGCGCTATCCTCCACGACCGGGCCGAGAAGGCGCTCTCGGACGACAGTTACTCGAACAGCGCCATCGCCAAGGCCGCCGCGGTCGCGGGCCGCGACACCGGGAGCGCCCGACAGGCCATCGACCTCCTCCGGAAGGGCGCGGAGATCGCCGAGGGCAACGACGAACCGATGGTCGAGGACGACCACATCGGTCTCGCCCGCGAAGCCGTCAAGCGCGGTCGCTTACAGGACAAGATCGAAGACCAGTCGCTGCACGCCCGCCTCGTCCTCGAAGCGGTCGCGCAACTCGACCACGTCGGCGAGACGCCCGCCCGCTCGAAGGAGATAATGCAGATGTACCGGCGCGTCGCCGCCAAGCGTGCCGAGGAACCGCTGACGACGCTCAAGAGCATCCAGAACCACCTCAGCGACCTCTACATGCTCGGCTTCCTCCTCCGGCGCGAGGAGAACGAGGGCCGGAAAGGCGGGTCGTACCACGAGTACGACCTCGACATGGACCCCGACGTGGTGTTCGAGGTCTGCGACGAACTGGACGAAGAAGACGCGGTGTAGCGACTCCGCTCTTGTGAGGTCGAACGAGCGCTTGGAGAGTCGAGCGCGCGGACAGCGGGACCACACTGGGAGGGCCGAGGGGGTCAGCAGGTCGGACAGGGGACCACGCTCGAAGGGCCGAAGACTGTCAACGCGTCCCTGCGAACTCCGTCATTAGTCGATGTCGGCACGGACGAACGACAGGTAGCCGAGCGCGGGCGGGACGACCATCCACGTGAGCAGTACGCCGACCACGGTGGCACTGGCGACCGACCCGCTCGTCTCGAACGCGCCGCCGGGGAGGAGTCGGAGCGACCGGAAGTACGCCTCGGTGGGACTCAGCGTGGTGAAGACTCGCCAGAGTCCGCCGGAGAGCTGAACGCCTAGCAGGAGATTCGCCGCCCCGGAGATAATCTGCGGGACGGTGACGGGCGAGAGACGCGACCACAGGAGCGTGAACACGAAGTACATCGCGACCGTGTTCGTCATCGCTCGCCCTCGGCTGTCGCTCGCGGCGGAGACGGCCACGCCGACGCCCACGTACGACCCCGCGAACAGGAGCGTCAGCCCACCGAACGTGGCGACCGCGTCGAGTCGCGGCCGGTCGAACAACTGCATCGACGCGACCCCGGCGACGAGGAAGGCGAGACCGACCGCCACCGCGACGAGACCGAACCGGGAGACGTACTTGCCGAGCAGCACTTCGCCGCGTTCGAGCGGGTAGCCCAGCAGGAACCTGATCGTCCCGGAGTCGCGCTCGCCCGCGACGGCGAGGTAACTCGCGAGCAACGACACCAGCGGCACGAGCAGGAACCCGATGAACACCGTCAGTTGAATCGCCGTGTAGACCGTCTGGCCCTCGGTGAGCGCGACGCCGACGAAGATGACGCCGACGAAGAGGACGTACAGGCCGAGGACTGCCCGCATCAGTCGGCCGCGTCGAACGTCCAACAGGTCCTGTCGGACGACGCTGACCACCGAGCCGAAGTCGGTCACGCCGACACCTCCGGGTCGTCGGCTCGCGTCGTCGCAGTCGTCTCGCCGGCGTCTGCACCGCCCGTGAGCGCCGTGAACGTGTCTTCGAGGCTCCCCTCCTCGACCTCGAAGTCGGCGACGCCGACGGTTCGTTCGAGTGCCGCGACCGCCCGCCCCTTCGCACGAGGCGTCCGGCAGGAGAGGGTCACGCGGTCCCCCTCGACCGCCACGTCCGAGACGCCGTCGAGGTCCGCCAGCGCCTCCGGTCGAACCGGCGGGTCGGCGACGGTCGCCCGGACGACGGTGTCGTCGGTCCACCGCTCTCTGAGCGCGTCGATGTCGTCCACCGCCGCCATCTCTCCCGCCCGCATCACCCCTACGCGGTCGCTGACCGCCTCGACCTCCGGGAGGATGTGCGACGAGAAGAAGACGGTCGTCCC
Protein-coding sequences here:
- a CDS encoding ABC transporter permease subunit, with product MTDFGSVVSVVRQDLLDVRRGRLMRAVLGLYVLFVGVIFVGVALTEGQTVYTAIQLTVFIGFLLVPLVSLLASYLAVAGERDSGTIRFLLGYPLERGEVLLGKYVSRFGLVAVAVGLAFLVAGVASMQLFDRPRLDAVATFGGLTLLFAGSYVGVGVAVSAASDSRGRAMTNTVAMYFVFTLLWSRLSPVTVPQIISGAANLLLGVQLSGGLWRVFTTLSPTEAYFRSLRLLPGGAFETSGSVASATVVGVLLTWMVVPPALGYLSFVRADID
- a CDS encoding Cdc6/Cdc18 family protein — encoded protein: MGGLFSDVTDTIFLDKEVLEEEYQPDEILEREEEVEEYKSAFKDVLFGRNPSNVMLYGKAGVGKTAVTRYVLDELQTETDQREAADDLYVHRHNCNGDTMFSAVRTLVNGLLPKGSASFPKKGLSTADALEEFYSQLDRLGGTHLVVLDEIDHLQDANELLYELPRARANDHIEAARIGVIGISNNYTFRQRLSAKVQDALKEEEISFSTYDANELRAILHDRAEKALSDDSYSNSAIAKAAAVAGRDTGSARQAIDLLRKGAEIAEGNDEPMVEDDHIGLAREAVKRGRLQDKIEDQSLHARLVLEAVAQLDHVGETPARSKEIMQMYRRVAAKRAEEPLTTLKSIQNHLSDLYMLGFLLRREENEGRKGGSYHEYDLDMDPDVVFEVCDELDEEDAV